The Thermodesulfovibrionia bacterium genome includes a region encoding these proteins:
- a CDS encoding sulfite exporter TauE/SafE family protein, which yields MHDTVNAVANFINLDTANIIYLFLVGFVGGLVSGFIGSGGAFVLTPAMMSMGVPGLVAVASNMCHKFPKALIGAIKRAKYGQVDVKLGIVLGISAEAGVLYGAHIQESIKKSFGEAGSNLYVSAAFVVILAVVGGFILIDAWKTYKSGNAHEEEKVTKLARWVQSVNIPGTMVYFKSIDAKVSVLFTLPLGFATGMLAATIAVGGFIGVPSMIYVLGAPSLMASATELVIAFVMGLGGSFKFAMHGLVDIRLAMIILAGSLFGIQLGAIGTTYVKPFMIKVVMGVIMVTVLFSRALMVPVYMSQLHLIQELSEGTAKSLKNVSFGIMIFALAMGAFIVLRAMWQGRKAERLLHTSEALGHGKV from the coding sequence ATGCACGACACAGTTAACGCAGTTGCCAATTTTATCAATCTTGATACAGCGAATATTATCTATCTCTTTCTTGTTGGATTCGTCGGCGGCCTTGTAAGCGGATTCATCGGTTCAGGCGGCGCATTCGTTCTCACACCGGCAATGATGAGCATGGGAGTTCCCGGACTGGTAGCAGTTGCCAGCAATATGTGTCACAAATTTCCAAAGGCCCTCATCGGAGCCATCAAACGCGCAAAATACGGACAGGTGGATGTCAAGCTCGGCATCGTCCTCGGCATCTCAGCGGAGGCCGGAGTCCTTTACGGAGCTCACATACAGGAGAGTATTAAAAAGTCATTTGGAGAAGCCGGTTCAAACCTGTATGTCAGCGCGGCATTTGTAGTGATCCTTGCCGTTGTCGGCGGATTTATATTGATAGACGCATGGAAGACTTACAAATCAGGCAATGCTCATGAAGAAGAAAAGGTTACCAAACTCGCGCGCTGGGTGCAGTCAGTCAACATCCCGGGGACAATGGTCTATTTCAAAAGCATCGACGCAAAAGTATCTGTGCTCTTTACTCTTCCGCTCGGTTTTGCAACCGGAATGTTAGCCGCAACTATCGCAGTCGGCGGTTTCATAGGAGTGCCGTCAATGATCTATGTGTTAGGCGCGCCAAGCCTCATGGCGTCTGCGACAGAGCTTGTCATCGCATTTGTAATGGGACTGGGCGGTTCATTTAAATTCGCAATGCACGGGCTTGTTGACATCCGCCTCGCAATGATCATACTCGCGGGTTCCCTCTTCGGAATTCAGCTTGGCGCTATCGGAACAACCTATGTAAAGCCTTTTATGATAAAGGTCGTTATGGGTGTTATCATGGTGACAGTGCTCTTCAGCCGCGCTCTGATGGTTCCGGTCTACATGTCACAGCTTCATCTTATACAGGAACTTAGCGAAGGCACGGCAAAATCATTAAAGAATGTCAGTTTTGGCATTATGATATTCGCCCTTGCAATGGGAGCATTTATCGTCCTGAGGGCGATGTGGCAGGGACGCAAGGCTGAGAGGCTGCTGCACACATCAGAAGCTTTAGGGCACGGAAAGGTATAA
- a CDS encoding universal stress protein, with protein MGRYRKILVAVDGSESSLHALKESFKLASNEKSWITVVSVVPPYMGDLDLIAVGNVLASARKPCEDALLKANKAAKAERALIKTVCEEGEIHERIIDLADAENCDLIVMGRRGMSRLERALLGNITARVIGYSNKDVLVVPRDTTVGWQKILVATDGSRFSKAAAAKAIDFAKSYGGELIVISVVDVPTEFYGEAPQIVEDMVRKAKGFVDDVIKDATASGIKAEGFVREAEAYQAITGIAKEQNVNTIVMGSHGRTGLKRLLMGSVAEKAIGHSPCPVLVVKA; from the coding sequence ATGGGAAGATACAGAAAGATCCTTGTAGCGGTTGACGGTTCAGAATCAAGTTTGCACGCATTAAAAGAATCCTTTAAGCTTGCGTCTAATGAAAAAAGCTGGATAACTGTTGTATCCGTGGTTCCGCCATACATGGGCGATCTGGATCTGATAGCTGTGGGAAATGTCCTTGCGTCAGCCAGAAAACCCTGTGAGGATGCCCTGCTGAAAGCCAATAAAGCAGCAAAGGCCGAAAGGGCGCTGATAAAGACGGTCTGCGAGGAGGGAGAGATACACGAGAGGATCATTGACCTTGCTGATGCGGAAAACTGCGACCTGATAGTCATGGGGAGAAGAGGCATGAGCCGGCTTGAAAGGGCTCTGCTCGGCAATATTACCGCAAGAGTTATCGGTTACAGCAATAAAGATGTCCTTGTTGTGCCAAGAGACACTACTGTCGGGTGGCAGAAGATACTCGTCGCAACTGACGGTTCAAGATTCAGCAAAGCCGCTGCCGCAAAGGCGATAGACTTTGCGAAATCATACGGAGGAGAACTGATCGTCATATCGGTTGTGGATGTCCCTACAGAGTTTTACGGCGAGGCGCCGCAGATCGTTGAGGATATGGTCAGGAAAGCAAAAGGCTTTGTAGATGATGTAATAAAAGATGCGACAGCATCCGGTATAAAAGCAGAAGGATTTGTCAGGGAGGCAGAGGCATATCAGGCCATTACCGGCATTGCAAAAGAACAGAATGTAAATACAATAGTGATGGGGTCACACGGCAGGACCGGATTAAAGAGGCTTCTCATGGGCAGTGTCGCTGAGAAGGCAATAGGACATTCACCCTGCCCTGTGCTTGTGGTTAAGGCTTAA
- a CDS encoding ATP-binding protein produces the protein MSLKKKIILSFLVSALIITLLSVFLYLNFVEIKKETAFLELTDTIRSKSLQLRRHEKNYFLYAPAKAEEESKAIYAYLRELDDILNNMNPSSMDRTASLKTLVREYREQFGKIERLLGTAMAESERLKISSPAYLKISRLIESNFLDKPLEDVNYLQEVFSLPSSHNLISCLNEFDAEISALRKTGENILASSKELDKTARGKVDSFINMSRTAILVFFPLFLIVGFGAILFIISNVVKRLQLITNLIEKTGKGDFTHISNPAYEWGKDEVGQLIRKFNDMEELLSHREKELLRSKKLSAIGMLASGVAHELNNPLNNIYTTAQRLTKKSGDQIPLSVKNGLDDIFSQSLRVKGIVSDLLEFARGREPHIMAVELRSFISGAYKHLGSTISTGNVRFSQELHPDEIVMYADPEQLEQVFINLFINAVDAMSGEGALTVKAEEEDTLVRIKVSDTGKGISRETLEKIFEPFYTTKGKGTGLGLAIVYNIIQKHRGEIQVESEEGKGTTFIITLPKENA, from the coding sequence ATGTCATTAAAGAAAAAGATAATCCTCAGCTTTCTTGTCAGTGCATTGATCATCACCCTGCTCTCAGTATTTTTATATCTGAATTTCGTTGAGATAAAAAAAGAGACCGCCTTTCTTGAGCTGACCGATACCATACGAAGCAAATCGCTGCAGCTCAGGCGGCATGAAAAGAATTACTTTCTTTACGCGCCTGCAAAGGCTGAGGAAGAATCAAAAGCTATCTATGCGTATCTAAGAGAACTTGATGACATTCTCAATAACATGAACCCTTCTTCAATGGACCGGACAGCCTCCCTGAAGACGCTTGTGCGTGAATACCGCGAACAATTCGGTAAAATAGAAAGATTGCTGGGTACGGCAATGGCTGAATCGGAAAGATTGAAAATATCTTCCCCGGCCTACTTGAAGATCAGCCGTCTGATAGAGTCTAATTTCCTGGATAAACCGCTTGAGGATGTGAATTATCTGCAAGAGGTTTTTTCACTGCCATCAAGCCATAACCTGATATCCTGCCTGAATGAATTTGACGCTGAGATCAGCGCCCTCAGAAAGACCGGTGAAAACATCCTGGCGAGTTCCAAAGAGCTCGATAAAACCGCAAGGGGAAAAGTTGACAGCTTTATCAATATGTCACGGACCGCCATTCTCGTATTCTTCCCACTCTTCCTGATCGTCGGATTCGGGGCTATTCTATTCATCATCAGTAATGTTGTGAAGCGTTTGCAGCTAATCACAAATCTTATAGAAAAGACCGGAAAAGGGGATTTTACACATATTTCTAATCCTGCATATGAATGGGGCAAGGATGAGGTGGGGCAGCTCATCAGGAAGTTCAACGATATGGAAGAGCTGCTTTCCCATAGGGAAAAGGAGTTGCTCCGGAGCAAGAAGCTTTCAGCGATAGGCATGCTCGCATCAGGAGTCGCGCATGAACTGAATAATCCGCTGAATAATATCTACACCACTGCCCAGCGGCTTACGAAAAAGTCAGGCGATCAGATCCCGTTATCTGTAAAAAACGGTCTGGATGATATCTTCAGCCAGTCCTTGAGGGTCAAGGGCATTGTCAGTGACCTCCTTGAATTTGCAAGAGGCAGGGAGCCGCATATTATGGCTGTAGAACTGCGAAGCTTCATATCCGGAGCATATAAACACCTTGGCAGCACAATAAGCACGGGAAACGTACGGTTCTCCCAGGAACTGCATCCGGATGAGATAGTCATGTACGCAGACCCTGAACAGCTGGAGCAGGTCTTCATTAACCTTTTTATCAATGCTGTTGATGCCATGTCAGGAGAAGGAGCGCTGACAGTGAAAGCAGAGGAAGAGGATACCCTCGTAAGGATAAAAGTATCTGATACCGGAAAGGGGATATCCCGTGAAACACTTGAAAAGATATTCGAACCTTTCTATACCACAAAGGGTAAAGGCACGGGCCTCGGGCTTGCCATTGTTTACAATATTATCCAGAAACATCGCGGCGAGATACAGGTCGAGAGCGAAGAAGGAAAAGGGACGACATTCATCATCACATTGCCAAAGGAGAATGCATAG
- a CDS encoding sigma-54 dependent transcriptional regulator: MSFNILVAEDEEITLNNIIDTLQEEGYSVSAAKDGREALQKIESEYFDVIITDIKMPYISGIELLEKIKEKNLDTEVIMITGFGSIGSAVEAMKKGAHDYITKPFDLDELSLRVKKFYEQKSLKKENLALKTFLGMNKEVPIIAKSEGMKKILSVVEGMKDSDCSVFLTGESGVGKNLVAKIIHSSSRRKNMPFLSINCATLTEELLSSELFGHEKGAFTGAVMTKQGLVEIADTGILFLDEIAELSPSLQAKLLKVVEEGEFYRVGGTRPKKVDVRFLAATNQNVKNLIADGRFREDLYYRLNIMEIFISPLRERIDDIKPLSAYFLQKHLPKSNKKITGITKEAMEILINYSFPGNVRELENIIERAIILEKSPMITPESIPQSIRLLQIETLDPDKLKTADELVKEYAEKVLKMFSNNRTKAAEALGISRTSLWKILKEE; encoded by the coding sequence ATGTCTTTTAATATACTTGTCGCAGAGGATGAAGAGATAACACTCAACAACATTATCGATACATTGCAGGAAGAAGGCTACAGCGTTTCTGCGGCAAAAGATGGAAGAGAGGCGCTTCAGAAGATCGAGAGCGAATACTTTGATGTAATTATCACCGATATAAAAATGCCTTACATTAGCGGTATTGAACTCCTTGAGAAGATCAAAGAGAAGAACCTTGATACAGAAGTAATAATGATCACCGGGTTCGGGAGCATCGGCTCGGCGGTTGAGGCCATGAAGAAAGGCGCCCATGATTATATAACGAAGCCTTTTGACCTTGATGAACTGTCGCTTCGTGTAAAGAAGTTCTACGAACAGAAGTCGCTTAAAAAGGAAAATCTCGCATTAAAGACCTTTCTGGGGATGAACAAAGAAGTCCCTATTATTGCAAAAAGCGAAGGCATGAAGAAGATATTGTCTGTCGTTGAAGGGATGAAAGACTCGGATTGCAGCGTATTCCTCACAGGAGAAAGCGGGGTCGGGAAAAATCTTGTTGCCAAGATAATTCATTCAAGCAGCAGGAGAAAGAACATGCCCTTCCTCTCCATAAATTGCGCGACCCTGACAGAAGAGCTGCTCTCAAGTGAACTGTTCGGGCATGAAAAGGGCGCCTTCACCGGAGCTGTTATGACAAAGCAGGGGCTTGTTGAGATAGCTGATACAGGAATACTTTTTCTTGATGAGATCGCAGAGCTTTCGCCGAGCCTTCAGGCAAAACTTTTAAAGGTTGTCGAAGAAGGCGAGTTCTACAGGGTCGGAGGGACAAGGCCCAAAAAGGTTGATGTCAGGTTTCTCGCCGCCACAAACCAGAATGTAAAGAACCTGATAGCAGACGGCAGGTTCAGGGAGGACCTCTATTACAGGCTGAATATAATGGAGATCTTTATTTCACCGTTAAGGGAACGGATAGATGACATAAAACCCCTGAGCGCATACTTCCTTCAGAAGCATCTTCCGAAGTCCAATAAAAAGATAACAGGCATTACAAAAGAGGCGATGGAAATTTTAATTAATTACAGTTTCCCCGGGAATGTCAGGGAGCTGGAAAATATTATTGAACGCGCCATCATTCTCGAAAAGAGTCCCATGATAACGCCTGAAAGCATCCCCCAAAGCATCCGTCTCCTGCAGATAGAGACACTTGACCCTGACAAACTGAAGACTGCTGATGAACTCGTTAAGGAATATGCCGAAAAGGTTCTAAAGATGTTCAGCAACAACAGGACAAAGGCGGCAGAAGCGCTGGGTATCTCAAGGACAAGCCTCTGGAAGATATTGAAAGAAGAATAG
- a CDS encoding sulfite exporter TauE/SafE family protein, translated as MNFMYLYLPVALTSINVLIPVGLGLAVGLLSGLFGVGGGFLLTPLLIMFGIPATVAAATDSNQIVAASTSGTYAHWRVGNVDFKMGLYLLVGGFVGGLFGVQAIKILKATGNADFVIKMTYVLMLGSVGSYMLFESLSSLRKNKVEKVEDEKETGFTRFLKSLPLQTHFEKSGVTHSLLLPVIFGGFVGVLAAIMGVGGGFLMVPVMVYILRMPMHVVVGTSLFQILFNCIEVTFLQAYTNHSVDFILAVLLLLGSTVGAQVGAVFGRKLKGEQLKVFLAAIVLMVTVKIVFDLTLTPSLLISQAGGH; from the coding sequence ATGAATTTTATGTATCTGTATTTACCGGTAGCATTAACCAGCATTAATGTTTTGATTCCTGTCGGGCTCGGGCTCGCGGTCGGGCTGCTCTCAGGCCTTTTCGGTGTCGGCGGCGGATTTCTGCTGACCCCGCTTTTAATTATGTTCGGCATCCCCGCAACTGTCGCTGCAGCAACGGATTCAAACCAGATAGTCGCGGCATCAACATCTGGAACATATGCCCATTGGAGGGTTGGCAACGTAGATTTTAAAATGGGGCTTTATCTTCTTGTCGGAGGTTTTGTCGGAGGGCTATTCGGCGTCCAGGCTATCAAGATCCTCAAGGCTACAGGCAATGCGGACTTTGTTATAAAGATGACATATGTGCTCATGCTCGGGTCAGTCGGCTCTTATATGCTCTTCGAAAGCCTCAGCAGCCTGAGAAAAAACAAGGTGGAAAAAGTTGAAGATGAAAAAGAGACGGGCTTCACGAGATTTTTAAAGTCGCTTCCTCTGCAGACCCATTTTGAAAAATCAGGCGTTACTCATTCATTGCTCCTTCCAGTCATCTTTGGCGGTTTTGTCGGGGTGCTTGCCGCGATAATGGGTGTCGGAGGCGGGTTCTTAATGGTCCCTGTCATGGTATATATATTGAGAATGCCTATGCATGTTGTTGTAGGCACAAGCCTCTTCCAGATACTCTTTAATTGTATAGAGGTCACTTTTCTCCAGGCATATACCAATCACAGCGTGGATTTTATCCTTGCGGTACTTTTGCTGTTAGGTTCCACAGTAGGCGCGCAGGTAGGGGCGGTATTCGGAAGGAAATTAAAAGGCGAGCAGCTTAAGGTATTTCTTGCGGCAATAGTGCTTATGGTCACAGTAAAGATAGTCTTTGACCTTACATTAACACCGTCATTGCTTATATCACAGGCAGGAGGACACTAA
- a CDS encoding TIGR02186 family protein: protein MKAHRIIYHIVFSLIISLFISTISPGKASAEMTVKANHDDIKIDFFYHGSTVSVAGVTDPGTDLIIKIASAEGHEVLKQKGKVAGFLWMNTGTLNFEKTPNLYSIYSTKNIDDILSTDDMDKYVIGYPALSRHVEIAPISNEDERSKWFNEFVKYKESSNLYKTSSGKILISDKDGRQAYYILTAWPYQAPPGDYVVTVYAVKDNKVIETKEAKVLVEQVGIIKMLAGMAKNNGALYGLISIMSALAAGFGVGLIFKKSGGAH from the coding sequence ATGAAAGCGCATAGAATTATTTATCACATTGTTTTTTCGTTAATAATTTCATTATTCATTTCAACTATATCACCGGGCAAAGCGTCAGCGGAAATGACAGTAAAGGCGAATCATGACGATATAAAGATCGACTTCTTTTATCACGGCAGCACAGTGAGCGTTGCGGGAGTAACAGACCCCGGCACTGATCTTATCATCAAGATAGCTTCTGCTGAAGGGCACGAGGTGCTGAAGCAGAAAGGAAAGGTAGCAGGTTTTTTATGGATGAATACAGGAACGCTGAACTTCGAAAAGACTCCGAACCTCTATTCCATTTACAGCACAAAAAATATTGATGATATTCTGAGTACGGATGATATGGATAAATATGTTATCGGCTATCCTGCGCTAAGCAGGCATGTAGAAATTGCGCCTATCTCAAATGAAGACGAACGATCAAAATGGTTTAATGAGTTCGTGAAATACAAAGAATCATCCAACCTTTACAAAACCTCATCCGGCAAGATATTGATCTCTGATAAGGACGGCAGACAGGCATATTATATTCTGACTGCCTGGCCTTACCAGGCACCTCCCGGAGATTATGTTGTTACCGTATACGCAGTAAAAGATAATAAGGTCATTGAAACAAAAGAAGCTAAGGTCCTGGTTGAACAGGTCGGCATTATAAAAATGCTTGCCGGCATGGCAAAGAATAATGGCGCTTTATACGGGCTCATATCAATTATGTCTGCACTGGCTGCAGGGTTTGGAGTCGGCCTGATATTCAAGAAAAGCGGTGGAGCGCATTAA
- a CDS encoding universal stress protein, translating into MYKTILVGFDDSDFSKAALIEASNWIKRHGGKLILVHTVFFDTEEFGIAPEQLDKRLRIGEKVCVQTKEMLTSEFGIEVESLLCEGEPPEVIVEIAREKKADLIMLGTYGRRGFKRLLMGSVTSQVVVNAPVDVLVVKKPCTECTGEYKSILVPFDGSPSAQKALERACHLSKIDNAEINILYVIPRYEEMVEFFKSSSIKKSLFQEAQKIIDTAKEIASKLGVSAKDEIQEGNAAEKIVESSRKLKHGLIVMGSYGYTGVNKAIIGSTAERVITNAACPILVVR; encoded by the coding sequence ATGTATAAAACGATTTTGGTAGGTTTTGATGATTCTGACTTTAGTAAAGCAGCGCTGATCGAGGCGTCGAACTGGATAAAAAGGCACGGCGGAAAACTCATTCTGGTTCATACAGTATTCTTTGACACCGAGGAATTCGGAATCGCGCCTGAACAGCTTGATAAACGCCTTAGGATCGGCGAAAAGGTTTGCGTACAAACAAAGGAAATGCTGACTTCCGAATTCGGCATAGAAGTTGAATCCCTGCTTTGTGAGGGAGAGCCGCCTGAGGTCATAGTTGAAATTGCACGGGAAAAGAAGGCTGACCTTATCATGCTCGGCACATATGGCAGAAGAGGTTTTAAGAGGCTGCTCATGGGAAGCGTAACGTCACAGGTTGTTGTAAATGCGCCTGTTGATGTGCTGGTGGTGAAAAAACCGTGTACCGAATGCACGGGAGAATATAAATCTATTTTAGTTCCATTTGACGGTTCGCCATCCGCTCAAAAGGCATTAGAACGCGCCTGTCATCTGTCAAAGATCGATAATGCGGAGATAAATATTCTGTATGTTATTCCCCGCTATGAAGAGATGGTGGAATTTTTCAAAAGCAGCTCAATAAAGAAGAGCCTTTTTCAGGAGGCGCAAAAGATCATTGATACGGCAAAGGAAATTGCCTCAAAGCTTGGAGTCTCTGCAAAAGATGAGATACAGGAAGGAAACGCGGCGGAGAAGATCGTAGAGTCCTCCAGGAAACTTAAACACGGTTTGATAGTAATGGGAAGCTACGGATACACAGGCGTTAACAAGGCGATCATAGGAAGCACCGCTGAAAGGGTGATAACCAATGCCGCCTGTCCGATACTTGTGGTGAGGTAA
- a CDS encoding universal stress protein produces the protein MRGYRKILIAVNGSKDVLTQGLKLAHDESCWVTVVKVIPANEGDFNLLGVKNIEDVLNSGSYGEVAEINSIAKTEGALIKTRLEEGEPYKKILEAAEEERCDVIIMGMKKRNWLRKLFGDNTVGKVINQAPCPVFVVGA, from the coding sequence ATGAGAGGTTACAGGAAAATATTAATAGCAGTGAACGGTTCCAAAGATGTCCTTACGCAAGGTTTGAAACTGGCTCACGATGAGAGCTGCTGGGTAACGGTTGTTAAGGTGATACCTGCAAACGAAGGAGATTTCAATCTTCTAGGGGTGAAAAACATAGAAGACGTATTGAACAGCGGCTCCTATGGGGAAGTCGCTGAGATCAATTCTATCGCAAAGACCGAAGGGGCTTTGATAAAGACAAGGCTCGAAGAAGGAGAACCTTATAAAAAGATCTTGGAAGCCGCAGAAGAGGAAAGATGCGACGTTATAATAATGGGCATGAAAAAACGCAATTGGCTCAGAAAACTTTTCGGCGATAACACCGTCGGGAAGGTCATCAATCAGGCGCCCTGCCCTGTTTTTGTAGTCGGAGCATAA
- a CDS encoding DUF202 domain-containing protein, with amino-acid sequence MPPEDKNAVKVLNRRVHMANERTFLAWIRTSISIMAFGFV; translated from the coding sequence ATGCCTCCTGAAGATAAGAACGCTGTAAAAGTTCTCAACCGCCGCGTCCATATGGCAAACGAGAGGACATTCCTCGCGTGGATAAGGACGAGCATAAGCATCATGGCATTTGGTTTTGTTTGA
- a CDS encoding PEP-utilizing enzyme, translating into MLSGGVTASSGVACGPVHIVRTNVDLLNFPKSAVLVVEHPLPEWSTLLSRAVALVSETGHVTSHLATVSREFGIPAIFSIKNATKKLHNGDIVTVDAVGRRVYSGRRDDLLAQAAAPTNLMAGSPVYRLLEETMKLITPLNLTNPASPYFKPSSCETYHDLTRFCHEKAVAELFNLSSKHGFDEKEAKQLTADIPFQWWVINLEDGFSEKVDIKEKFIHIDDIVSVPMLAIWEGMTAVPWKGPPPVCLKGFGSIIFESTMRPGLDPGVRSRMVSKNYFLISKNFCNLNVRLGYHFALAEAHLSDLLTENYVSFQFRGGAADATRRFIRINLLKDILERFDFRVELKGDALTARIEKKPALFLIERLKVLGYLLIHARQIDMVMGEQSMVENYRRSIMADLERIINITDKENTV; encoded by the coding sequence TTGCTTAGCGGCGGGGTCACTGCGAGCAGCGGGGTTGCCTGCGGCCCTGTTCATATTGTGCGTACAAATGTTGACCTTCTGAATTTTCCAAAAAGCGCGGTACTTGTTGTAGAACACCCTTTGCCCGAATGGAGCACACTTTTGAGCCGGGCGGTTGCCCTGGTCAGCGAAACCGGACATGTCACGTCTCATCTCGCGACCGTCTCGCGTGAATTCGGAATACCTGCAATCTTCAGCATTAAGAACGCAACTAAAAAACTTCATAATGGAGATATCGTCACTGTTGACGCTGTGGGCCGCCGCGTATATTCAGGCCGAAGGGATGACCTGCTGGCGCAGGCTGCCGCGCCTACCAACCTGATGGCAGGCAGTCCGGTTTACAGATTGCTTGAAGAAACGATGAAGCTCATAACCCCGCTGAACCTGACCAATCCGGCATCCCCGTATTTCAAGCCTTCGTCCTGTGAAACCTATCATGACCTAACGCGATTCTGCCATGAGAAGGCGGTTGCTGAGCTCTTCAACCTCAGTTCCAAACACGGATTTGATGAAAAAGAGGCCAAACAGCTGACAGCGGATATTCCTTTTCAATGGTGGGTGATAAACTTGGAAGACGGTTTCAGTGAAAAGGTGGACATAAAAGAAAAGTTTATTCATATCGACGATATCGTATCCGTGCCTATGCTTGCCATCTGGGAGGGCATGACCGCTGTCCCCTGGAAAGGCCCTCCTCCGGTGTGTTTAAAGGGGTTCGGCTCCATCATCTTTGAATCCACCATGAGGCCGGGGCTGGATCCCGGAGTGCGCTCAAGGATGGTATCAAAAAATTACTTTCTGATCTCTAAGAATTTCTGCAATCTGAACGTGCGGCTGGGCTATCATTTCGCTTTGGCTGAAGCGCACCTGAGCGACCTTCTTACTGAAAACTATGTCAGTTTCCAGTTCAGGGGAGGCGCAGCAGATGCAACCCGCAGATTCATCCGCATAAACCTTCTAAAAGATATACTGGAGAGATTCGACTTCAGGGTTGAATTAAAGGGGGATGCGCTTACCGCGCGTATTGAGAAGAAGCCCGCCCTCTTCCTGATCGAACGCCTGAAGGTCTTGGGATATCTGCTTATACATGCCCGTCAGATCGATATGGTCATGGGGGAGCAAAGCATGGTAGAAAATTACCGCAGATCCATCATGGCCGATCTTGAGAGAATTATAAATATAACTGATAAGGAGAATACGGTATGA
- a CDS encoding response regulator translates to MNDKISILLVDDETDFLEMTTKRLSRRGYDVRSAANCAEAILELERGCPDVVILDVMLPDRDGIQCLKEIKQKWPSVVVILLTGHASMQTGRLSIEYGANDYCLKPIELDDLIEKIEIACKEK, encoded by the coding sequence ATGAATGACAAGATCAGTATCCTGCTCGTTGATGATGAAACCGATTTCCTCGAGATGACAACGAAAAGGCTTTCACGCCGGGGTTATGATGTAAGGAGCGCAGCGAATTGCGCAGAAGCGATCCTGGAACTTGAACGCGGCTGCCCCGACGTGGTGATCCTGGATGTAATGCTGCCTGACAGAGACGGCATCCAGTGCCTTAAAGAGATCAAGCAGAAATGGCCGTCAGTTGTCGTTATCCTGCTCACCGGCCATGCATCTATGCAGACTGGGCGGCTGAGCATAGAGTACGGGGCAAATGATTATTGCCTGAAACCTATAGAGCTGGATGATCTGATAGAGAAGATCGAGATAGCATGTAAGGAGAAATAA